TTGGCAATCAGATTTGCATGGCTTTCATGCGAACCATGAGAAAAATTCAATCGGGCAATATCCATTCCCTTTCTAATAAGCATAGTAAGAGTTTCTATATCCTCAGATGCTGGTCCAATCGTGCAAATAATCTTTGTTTTACGGGGAATCATTTGATTTTATTTAATTGTGTCACAATGCTATTATCCACGTATCACACAAGATAAGATTTTTTCTTCAATCAAAATTCATAATTCCTTTAAAAAAAAATCCGGCTCTGATATTACAAAACCGGATTTTATAAAAAATATTACAAATTATTGATTAATCCAAAAAATGCACAAACATACCGTCACGTAATTTTGGCTCGAACCATGTTGATTTTGGTGGCATAATCTGACCGGCATCAGCAATATCAATTAGTTCCTGAATTGATGTTGGATACATTGCAAAAGCAAGTGCCATCTCACCTGAATCAACACGTCTTTCAAGTTCACCAAGACCACGGATACCACCTACAAAATCAACTCTTGTTGAGCGTCGTGGGTCTTCAATACCTAAAATTCCATCGAGAACATATTTTTGCAGAATAGCTACATCAAGTGATTCCACCGGGTCAGGATTATTGGCATATTCCGGCTGTAGATTGAGCTTATACCATTCATTATTTATATAAAGTCCAACTTCACCCTTTTTGGTAGGTTTAAACTGTTCAAAAGCTTTTTCAACTGCAAAATATTTTACAATTTTTTCAAAAAATTGTGCCTCAGTATTTCCGTTAAGGTCTTTCACGAGGCGGTTGTAATCCATTATGTATAAGTGACTTGCAGGGAAAAGCACTGCGAGGAAGAAGTTATATTCTTCGTTACCTTTATGTTCAGGATTTGCATTTTGACGTTCACGTCCAACGATTGCAGCAGCAGCAGAACGGTGATGACCATCAGCTACGTATAAGTAAGGTACTTCTGCAAGTTTTTGCTCTATTTGATTATTCAATTCCGCATCTTTTATAACCCAGCTTTGATGACGAACGCCATCGGCAGCAACAAAATCAATTTCAGGCGGATTTACAGTTATTGCTGCGACAGCATTATTTATGAAGTCATTATCGGGATAAGTAAGGAAGATCGGACCTGTATGTGCATTAGTAACACGTACGTGATTACAGCGGTCTTCCTCTTTATCGGCACGCGTTTTTTCGTGCTTTTTAATAACATCATCCCAATAATCCTGAACTGATGCACATCCAACAAGACCATACTGAGTTCTGCCGTTCATTGTTTGGGCATATACATAGAAAAAGTTGTTTTCATCTTCTTTTAGGATACCTGAATCAATAAGTTTCATCAGGTTTTCGCGCCCTTTGTCATAAACCTGTGGGTCGTGAATATCTACTGAAGGGTTTAAATCAATCTCGGGTTTGCCAACTCTTAAGAATGTAATCGGATTGCCATCAGCTTCGATTCTTGCTTCATCGGAATTGAGCACATCGTAAGGTTTTGAGGCAACCAAAGCCGCTTTGTCAGCTACAGGTCGCCATGCTTTGAAAGGTTTGAATACAGCCATATTTTTTTCTCTAATAATTAACGAATTCTGTTAAAAAATCATAACACATAATTTATGAAAAGACGTTAATCAAAATATTTATTGTTGATGTGTAAATATTGAATATAAACCAAACTATAACAAAGGTTTACATTTCAATCTGAACATATCTTTTTGAAATTTTCGAGCTTAATAAATGAAAAATTTCTCAAAATAAAGCCGGTAGAAAAATTTTATCTACCGGCTGAATATTTCACATTGAAAAGAAATTAAATTTTGTCAGCAATTGCACGTGCTATTTCGAGAGTAGTAGCGCTACCACCCATATCATATGTACGTACTTTACCTTCAGCAATTACTTCGCTTACAGCAGTTTCAATTTTTCCGGCAAGTTGTTTTTCGCCAAGCCAGTCAAGCATCATTTTTCCGGCTAAGATCGTAGCAATCGGATTTACTTTGTAAAGTCCGGTATATTTTGGAGCTGAACCGTGAGATGGCTCAAATACAGCTAATTTCTTACCAATGTTTCCGCTGCATCCGAATCCGAGACCACCCACCATCTGAGCTGCGAGGTCAGAGATAATATCCCCATAAAGATTTGGAGCAACGAGCACATCATAATTATCAGGATTTTTGAGCATCCACATAGTCATTGCGTCAATATTCGCATCATCCATCTGTATATCAGGAAAATCTTTGCTGACTTCATTTGCAATCTCAAAAAATAGACCGTCCGTTGCACGAACAACATTAGCTTTGTGAACGACAGTAACTTTTTTGCGATTGTGCAATTTCGCAAACTCAAAAGCAGCACGGATAATTCTTTCGGAACCCATACGAGTGTTAATTTTACAGGATATCGCATATTCACTTCCATCAAGAGCTGCAAAGCGACCGAAAGGCTTGGATAGTTTTTCCAAAGTATCTGATAGTTCCTTCGGTACAGGGTTAAATTCCACACCGCAATACATATCTTCAGTATTCTCACGGAATACTACCATATCAAGGTTATCCTTGTAATTCAGAGGATTTCCGGAATATGCTTTACAAGGTCGCAGGCAAATATAAAGGTCAAAAAACTGTCTCATTCTGACAATCGGAGAGCGATAAATAAGTCCCTTTCCCCGCAGTTCGCTTGCAAGCTCTAATTCTGCTTGCTTAACAGGCTTGGAAGTAATTGCACCAAACATTGCTGCATCTACGCTTCCAAGTAAATCGAGCGTTCTTTGTGGGAGGGCATCTCCTTCTTTGCACCAGAATTCCCAACCGATATCACCATGGATATATTCTGCCTGAAAATTCAGTTTGTCAAAAACAATTTTCGTCGCTTCTAATACTTCAACTCCAACGCCATCGCCCGGGAGCCAAGCTATTTTGTAATTTTTCATTACACACCATTTTCAAATTAATAATAATAATTTTTAATTATTTGGCATAAAGCCAAATGCAATATAACACTTTGAAATTTCATAATAAAAAAATGACTGTAAAATATGAAAATTATATGATTTATTTTAAATTTTCAGCAATTTATTATTTTACATTGGGCAAGGCTTATATTATTTCAAAAATAAAGAGCTGCTTCAATTTGAAACAGCTCTTCTAAAAATTCATTGGGGGATGTTAATTGTTTTTTAAAAACTATTTACCTGCTTCCTGCGCCTTTTTCCCAGCTTCCTCAGCTTTTTTGGCTTCACCCATTTCAGAGTAAATCCTGTACATATTGAGATAGTATTGCTCTTTCTTGTCAGTATCAATCAGCATTTCGATAGCTTCAAGGTTTCTAACAATTTTCTTTAGGTTATCTTTGTCGTCAAGAACCTGATAGATATTTGCAAGTTCCGACAGAATCATCATATCGTTTGCAAAAGTTTTGGATTCAAGAGATTTTGCAAAGTACTTAGCAGATTCTCTGAGGTCGGGAAGATAAACTTCAGTATCAATTTTATAATTTTTGTCAATATCACGCTTGTCCTGTTCTCCTTTTTGTTTTTGGCTGGCTCTGTTTTTGAACGCAGATGCAAGATTACGGTTGGCTCTATCGAAAGCAGCATCAATAGAAAGTGCTTTTTTGTAAGTTTCGATAGATTCATCATATCTGTTTAAATTGTGATACAAGTCAGCAAGCTGAGTGATATAAAGCGGATTTGTAGGTTCAGACTTAATCAAATCCTGAATAGTTTTGACAGCTTCATCAGTTTTTCCAAGCTCCTGATAAATCCCAACCATAGAAGAGTATGCATTAGTATTTTCCGGCTCCATATCAGTAATCATTTTAATATACTTTAGAGACTTTTCAAGGTCTTGCTTTGTATAGTAATGCTGAGCAAGAATCGCAATCGGTGATGTATTTACATCTGTACGAATTTGTCTTTCATCAGGCAGCCATGATGAAGGAAGGTCATAATTCCAACCCATAACCTTCATTCTACCGCCTTCACTTTCTGAGAAAAGATATAATTCTTTGCCATTAATTTCGAATAAATCTGTAATTGTGGAGTCGCCCTTAGAATTTCTTCCGGGTTTAGTAAACTTAGGTTTTCCAAGCTTATCGACTGCAAAATCTCTTAGCACTTTAGAGTAAAGTCCATTATTTTTGCCAAACTGGTAATTTCTGTCGAATTGACGAACATACTCTTCATAAGTAGCTATAGCTGCATCAGTATCTTTTTTCAATTCGTAAACAATACCTTTAAGATTGTAAAATTCGAGGAATTCCGGTCTCAGTTCAATACCGATTTTGAAATTATCAATCGCTGAATCAAGTACTGCAGGATTATTATTTTGAAGATAAAGACTGTAATAATTCATCCCTGAGTTGTAGCAGTCAATCCAAAGGTTGTAAATTAATCTTTTTTCCTGCTCGATAACTTGTGGATTTTTTGTAAGTTCAAGTGCTTTTTTTGCATTTTTTGCAGCAAGACGTTTATCTTTACGCTGATAGTAAATATCGGCAAGAAGAGCATAAGCTTCATCACTATTAGGATTTACTGCTAATTCTTTGTTCAATGATTCAATTGCTTCATCATACTGAGCGCTTTTCATTTTTACTTTTGCAGTAGTAATATTTCTTGATGAGCACTGAAAACTTTGAAACAGTATAGCTCCGGCAATTAGCGTAATCATTAAAATAATTACTCTTTTCATATTTTTTCTCCAATATTGTTATTCATGATTATATTCAAAATATAAATTTAAAATTACATACATTACAATTAACAAAAATAAAGAATTATTTCTTAATAATTAATGATATTTTGAATAATTTTCAGTTAAATTTCATATTTTTTATTGATTTGGTTATATTTAACCCTTGCATATAACAATTAAATGCACTTTAGAAAATTCAATGAAGCAATATTATGATGAATATTTGTAAATTCAATAGAATATCCTTATTTTAAAAAAAAATATTTTGCAATTTAGGAGTAAGATATGAAACAACTTGACAAGAAGTTCTATAATAGTGAGCTGGAGAGGCTTCAGTTAGAACTAGTTAAATTTCAGTATTGGATTAAATTCCATGGGCTTCGTGTCTGTATAGTATTCGAAGGCAGAGATGCCGCTGGAAAAGGTGGTATGATAAAACGTATTCACAGTCCTCTTAATCCACGTGGTGCAAGAGTTGTCGCACTTAGTAAACCGAGCGACACTGAGAAAACTCAGTGGTATTTCCAAAGATACATTACACATCTTCCTGCAGCAGGTGAAATTGTAATATTTGACAGAAGCTGGTATAACCGAGCCGGTGTAGAGCGTGTTATGGGTTTTTGCAGCGATGATGAGTACGACGAATTTATGCGTGCCTGCCCGGACTTCGAGCGTATGCTTGTTCGCTCTGGTATTATTCTGATTAAATACTGGATAACTGTTGATGAAGATGAACAAGAGATTCGATTTCGGGAGCGAGCTTCAAACCCTGCCAAACGCTGGAAATTATCTGATATTGATATTGCTTCGTGGGATAAGTGGGAAGAATATTCCCGTGCTAAGGATACGATGATGAGAAAAACCGATATTCCTGAGGCGCCTTGGTGGAATGTGGATTGTAATAATAAGAAAAAAGGACATTTGAATTGCATTACTCATTTATTGAACCAAATACCTTACAAAGATATTATTCCACCACCGATAGAACTTAAAGAAAGAAATATTGATATGACTTATGAAAGACCACCTAAAGAACGTATCAGGTGGGTGAAGGAATCATATTAAGAATTATAATAGGGCTGTCTCAAAAGAAATAAAGACTAATGAGACAGCCTGCTTGCTAAGAATCAATTGTTAAAAAAAGGTGATGGCTCTACTCTGCCAAATCCATTAATAATTAATTCAGGGATTTCGCTGTTGCTTGTTTTGATAGTGATTCTTGCACTCAAATTGCCACTTTTTGATGGCTTAACTTTTGCAATAAGTTCCACTTCCTGACCAGGCTTTAGGTTTTGCGAACCCTTAAGGTTTAATTTTAACTCTGGGATATTGGTTTTGAAGTCTGAAAGAGTTACATTGCCTTCAGAAGTATTTTTTATTTTAAGCTTGGCTTCGGTTTCTACACCAACTTGTAAATTATTAAATGGCAGATAAGTGGTCGGACTTACGGTAATTGGAAGCACGACATCAGCTATTAGCATATAATTAATATAAGGGCGATTAGGGTCATTGGATTCAATCGCAATTTGTTTATGAACTTTACCTGAATTACCCTGAATACTGAACGAAACATCAACAGTTGTACTTTCACCCGGCTTAAGTTCATCTTTGGAAAGAGGAGCTGTCGTACAACCGCAAGTAGGCTTAAGCCTAAGAATTTTCAAATTCTGATTACCTGAATTTTTGATAACCATTTTGTGTTTAAGCGGACTTTGTTTTATTGTTACTTTTCCCCAATCCTTTTGTTCACCGCCCACAACTTCAACCTTTGGTTGTGCTGTTAAAATCGTAGGAATTACAACAAACAAAATAATAATAAAAATTCTAATAAACATTTCAATAACCTCAATTAAAATAAATTTCACACATTAATCTCTATAAATAACGTAAAATATGAAGATATTATTTGAATTTCTTTCATATTATAACAATTTTACTTATTTTTAAGACTGTTTAATTTGAATTTTGTTACAAAGTTTGATATTTTTTTTGGGTTTGTCTGATTTTGAAAGCTTTTTATTCAATAGTATATGTTATAACTTTTACTTTTGCCGGATTATTTTCTGAGGAATATTCAGCAGAAGTCAGGTCTACTGTGCCTAATTCAGGACAGATCATTAATTACGGTCCTGTTTTTCTTAATGATACACTCGAAATATTATTCACTGCAAAAAATACAGGCGAAAAACCAATCAAAATCGAGCAGGGTATTCCTACATTTTTCCTCGGATTAAGTCCAAATGACATAACAACAGTTCAGTGGGAACGATTCAGGCGAGTTTCACCTCCCAGAACTTATCAGCCCGGAGATGAAGATACAATTCGAATCAATTTCCTCTCCGGTGACACTCTTGTAACCCGAACAGGTTGGCACGAAGCACTTTTAGGGCTTGGGTTTCTGCCGGCGGATAAAGATGACAACAAAACTATTTCAAAAATTGATACTTTCTTTCTCAGAGTCAAAAAAACACCTTATTATGTTTCCGGTTTTGAGGATGATATCAGATTCGACTCGGTATATGTAAATCCAAATATTACTCCACAGAAAATTTGGCGGGTTAAAAATGTTTGGACGAAGAATCAACCTGCTTTTGGATTTGACCGTCAACTTATTACTCAACCCTTCAGCCGTACAGAAATATCAGTACCTGATTTACCA
This window of the Ignavibacteriota bacterium genome carries:
- the ppk2 gene encoding polyphosphate kinase 2 gives rise to the protein MKQLDKKFYNSELERLQLELVKFQYWIKFHGLRVCIVFEGRDAAGKGGMIKRIHSPLNPRGARVVALSKPSDTEKTQWYFQRYITHLPAAGEIVIFDRSWYNRAGVERVMGFCSDDEYDEFMRACPDFERMLVRSGIILIKYWITVDEDEQEIRFRERASNPAKRWKLSDIDIASWDKWEEYSRAKDTMMRKTDIPEAPWWNVDCNNKKKGHLNCITHLLNQIPYKDIIPPPIELKERNIDMTYERPPKERIRWVKESY
- a CDS encoding isocitrate/isopropylmalate dehydrogenase family protein — encoded protein: MKNYKIAWLPGDGVGVEVLEATKIVFDKLNFQAEYIHGDIGWEFWCKEGDALPQRTLDLLGSVDAAMFGAITSKPVKQAELELASELRGKGLIYRSPIVRMRQFFDLYICLRPCKAYSGNPLNYKDNLDMVVFRENTEDMYCGVEFNPVPKELSDTLEKLSKPFGRFAALDGSEYAISCKINTRMGSERIIRAAFEFAKLHNRKKVTVVHKANVVRATDGLFFEIANEVSKDFPDIQMDDANIDAMTMWMLKNPDNYDVLVAPNLYGDIISDLAAQMVGGLGFGCSGNIGKKLAVFEPSHGSAPKYTGLYKVNPIATILAGKMMLDWLGEKQLAGKIETAVSEVIAEGKVRTYDMGGSATTLEIARAIADKI
- a CDS encoding tetratricopeptide repeat protein translates to MKRVIILMITLIAGAILFQSFQCSSRNITTAKVKMKSAQYDEAIESLNKELAVNPNSDEAYALLADIYYQRKDKRLAAKNAKKALELTKNPQVIEQEKRLIYNLWIDCYNSGMNYYSLYLQNNNPAVLDSAIDNFKIGIELRPEFLEFYNLKGIVYELKKDTDAAIATYEEYVRQFDRNYQFGKNNGLYSKVLRDFAVDKLGKPKFTKPGRNSKGDSTITDLFEINGKELYLFSESEGGRMKVMGWNYDLPSSWLPDERQIRTDVNTSPIAILAQHYYTKQDLEKSLKYIKMITDMEPENTNAYSSMVGIYQELGKTDEAVKTIQDLIKSEPTNPLYITQLADLYHNLNRYDESIETYKKALSIDAAFDRANRNLASAFKNRASQKQKGEQDKRDIDKNYKIDTEVYLPDLRESAKYFAKSLESKTFANDMMILSELANIYQVLDDKDNLKKIVRNLEAIEMLIDTDKKEQYYLNMYRIYSEMGEAKKAEEAGKKAQEAGK
- a CDS encoding DUF1015 domain-containing protein, with product MAVFKPFKAWRPVADKAALVASKPYDVLNSDEARIEADGNPITFLRVGKPEIDLNPSVDIHDPQVYDKGRENLMKLIDSGILKEDENNFFYVYAQTMNGRTQYGLVGCASVQDYWDDVIKKHEKTRADKEEDRCNHVRVTNAHTGPIFLTYPDNDFINNAVAAITVNPPEIDFVAADGVRHQSWVIKDAELNNQIEQKLAEVPYLYVADGHHRSAAAAIVGRERQNANPEHKGNEEYNFFLAVLFPASHLYIMDYNRLVKDLNGNTEAQFFEKIVKYFAVEKAFEQFKPTKKGEVGLYINNEWYKLNLQPEYANNPDPVESLDVAILQKYVLDGILGIEDPRRSTRVDFVGGIRGLGELERRVDSGEMALAFAMYPTSIQELIDIADAGQIMPPKSTWFEPKLRDGMFVHFLD
- a CDS encoding DUF1573 domain-containing protein, with amino-acid sequence MFIRIFIIILFVVIPTILTAQPKVEVVGGEQKDWGKVTIKQSPLKHKMVIKNSGNQNLKILRLKPTCGCTTAPLSKDELKPGESTTVDVSFSIQGNSGKVHKQIAIESNDPNRPYINYMLIADVVLPITVSPTTYLPFNNLQVGVETEAKLKIKNTSEGNVTLSDFKTNIPELKLNLKGSQNLKPGQEVELIAKVKPSKSGNLSARITIKTSNSEIPELIINGFGRVEPSPFFNN